AAAAATTCTCTCTATTGAACTTTCAAGAACCCCGCTGAAAGCAATAAATAAAAGTGCTGAAGGAATGAGCACCAATCCTACAAAAATAGTGACTATTTTTATCCTGAATCTATAACCAGGAACTTCTCTATGTTTTTCAAGATAAAGCCTGAATATACTTCTTATAACAAAAAATCCTAAGGTTATAATGGAAATTATATTTATTACAAAGAGTGAGACAATTATGAATCTTGTAGGAATCTGCTCAGGAGGTAGTCTTAAAAGATAAATTTCAAATCCAAGCACAATAAAAAGCAAGACTGTAAGGAAAATAGGGAAAAAATATTTTTTCATTTTCTCTTTCATGGCAATCTAAAGTATTCTGATTCCTTTGTTATCTTTTTCTCATATGTTGGTATAAAAAACAAGATGTGCTCAAGAACAGAAGGAAGCTTTTTTATATTTGATTCAACTGTAATTTTTATATAGTATTTTCCTCTATCCACATTATTAATATTTGCTATTTTTATAGGCTCTGTCTTTAATGCCCAATCTAATGCCTCCTGCCAGTTTTTAAATCTCTTCTCTGTTAGTTTATCTCCTTCTAAGGTTTTTATAATAAATTCATCTTTTATAGGATCAGGAATCAAAATCCTCTGTATTTGAACTCCACTTATAAACTCATCAGGAATAATTGACCATCTTCGGTAAAGTTCCACAAGTATAAGAATGTTTTTACTTAAACCATTTTTAAAATCATCAATAAACTCCTGAGAGGGAATAATATGAGCTTTAACTGTCAAAAAAGAATTGTTTTTCTGGATTTCCATGTTAATATTTTCAATTGCATGTGCATAAAACGCATGAAAAAGCAAAAATCCAGCAGTAAATAACATATTTCTTGCAAACTTTTTCATCAGTTTTATTATATTATTTTTGCTTTACTTTTTATTAATCTTTATGATAAAAACAAAATTAAAATCTTGTGGAGGTGCACCATGAAAAGATTTTTAATTATTACAGGAGCAATTTTTGTTTTTCTCACTGGTTGCGCAACAAAAGAATATGTTAAAGAACAAACTGACCCTATCAATCAAAAACTTGAGAGAATTGAAAAACAACTTGAGAATATGAACAAAGATATTTCTTCTCTTAGAACAGACATCAAAGCTGTTAGCTCAAATGTAGAGTCTGTTAACTGGACAGCAAAGGAAGCATTAAAAAAATCCGAAGAAGCAGTTAAAGAATCTAAGGCTGCAGTAATGCAAGCAC
The Thermodesulfovibrio yellowstonii DSM 11347 DNA segment above includes these coding regions:
- a CDS encoding DUF4390 domain-containing protein; the protein is MKKFARNMLFTAGFLLFHAFYAHAIENINMEIQKNNSFLTVKAHIIPSQEFIDDFKNGLSKNILILVELYRRWSIIPDEFISGVQIQRILIPDPIKDEFIIKTLEGDKLTEKRFKNWQEALDWALKTEPIKIANINNVDRGKYYIKITVESNIKKLPSVLEHILFFIPTYEKKITKESEYFRLP
- a CDS encoding alanine-zipper protein; amino-acid sequence: MKRFLIITGAIFVFLTGCATKEYVKEQTDPINQKLERIEKQLENMNKDISSLRTDIKAVSSNVESVNWTAKEALKKSEEAVKESKAAVMQAQDAARKAQAAAETSKKAFELQQKK